Proteins from a single region of Coregonus clupeaformis isolate EN_2021a chromosome 35, ASM2061545v1, whole genome shotgun sequence:
- the LOC123482606 gene encoding telethonin-like yields the protein MQVCTVLEKRAGAVVGAELACSVREENQAQRESYKADWNSVNMKTRAMDRQTMNMNDDSCRETYTRQWEARSLAQACPCGVYRVGTMERGVREHQLLPKRNTLPLPIFTPAQLGIRLGRGAPHTQEDLRPFPIPDGACPGKKAVVEITQDLPPVKPLKMEFAKVPRALGRSVSQEVQRG from the exons ATGCAGGTGTGTACCGTTCTTGAGAAGCGTGCTGGGGCTGTGGTGGGGGCTGAGCTGGCCTGCAGCGTACGGGAGgagaaccaggctcagagggagAGCTACAAAGCCGACTGGAACAGTGTTAACATGAAGACCCGGGCCATGGACAG GCAGACAATGAACATGAATGATGACTCTTGTCGGGAGACCTACACTAGGCAGTGGGAGGCTCGCTCCCTGGCCCAGGCCTGTCCCTGTGGGGTTTACAGAGTGGGCACCATGGAGAGGGGTGTGAGGGAGCACCAGCTCCTGCCCAAGAGGAACACCTTGCCCCTGCCCATCTTCACCCCTGCACAGCTGGGCATCCGGCTGGGTCGTGGAGCACCACACACCCAGGAGGACCTCCGTCCCTTCCCCATCCCCGACGGTGCCTGCCCTGGCAAGAAGGCAGTGGTCGAAATCACACAGGACCTGCCCCCCGTCAAGCCACTCAAGATGGAGTTCGCAAAGGTGCCCAGAGCATTGGGCCGCTCCGTGTCACAGGAGGTCCAGAgagggtga